CGGATGAGTGGGAAATTCACTATTGTTATGGTATATAGCCCGTTTGACGAGATGACAGATCGTATCGTCCATATCGACTGCTATGATTGGTTTTCTCATCATCTGCCCCTATCTATTCTGTTAAAAGTATTACGGGAATATCATACAACAATTTAATACTGGGGTGAAGCTGGGTATCGACTATATCATTGGTGCTCACATGACTCCTGATAACTCCCCAAACATATTGTTAGGCATTTTACATAAAACAAATCTATTATAATAAAATGTTAGGTTTTATTTTATTATTTTTAGCTAACTTATCAATAAAAACCATCAAGAAAACATGTCATATTAGAGAGAATAATCATAATATAACCTTTGAAAACACTATTTTAATAAGAAATTCGTACATAAAATATTTCGAAAACAAAAATAAACTAAAAAAAATCAATTGAATAACAAATGCACAAATGATAGAATAACGAAAAATAACTATTTCAAAAATGGAAGCGCTTTATATTGTGTTTAGCTTACTGCTATTTACATACTTACATACCTACTCCACCTCTACATAGCAGGAAGTTGAATAATATATTTTAGGGAGGAAATAAAAGTGAAAGCATTGTTAAGAAAAGCATTATTGTCTGGACTCGCTGGTCTGCTTATCATGATTGGTTTGGGGGGATTCTTCTCCAAGGCGCAAGCTGCTTCAGGGTTTTATGTAAGCGGTACCAAATTGTATGACTCTACAGGCAAGCCGTTCGTTATGAGAGGCGTCAATCATGCTCACACTTGGTACAAAAACGATCTTTATACTGCCATCCCAGCCATTGCCAAGACAGGTGCTAATACCGTTCGGATTGTCCTTTCTAACGGAAACCAATACACCAAAGATGACATAAATTCCGTGAAAAATATTATCTCCCTGGTCACAAGTTATAAAATGATTCCTGTACTTGAGGTTCATGACGCTACGGGTAAGGACGATTATGCGTCTTTGGATGCGGCTGTGAATTACTGGATTAGTATAAAAGATGCCCTGATCGGCAAGGAAGATCGGGTCATCGTGAACATTGCGAACGAATGGTATGGCTCCTGGAATGGAGGCGGTTGGGCAGATGGGTATAAGCAAGCGATTCCCAAGCTGAGAAACGCAGGTATCAAAAATACGCTCATCGTCGATTGTGCTGGTTGGGGGCAATATCCTCAATCTATCAATGACTTCGGTAAATCTGTATTTGCAGCTGATTCTTTGAAGAATACGGTATTCTCCATTCATATGTATGAGTTCGCTGGTAAAGATGTTCAAACTGTTCGAACCAATATTGATAACGTTCTGAATCAAGGACTTCCATTGATTATTGGTGAATTTGGCGGTTACCACAAAGGAGCTGACGTCGACGAGACAGAAATCATGAGATACGGCCAATCCAAAGGCATAGGCTGGTTAGCCTGGTCCTGGTACGGCAATAGCTCCGACCTTTCTTATCTTGATCTTGTTACAGGACCTAACGGCAATCTGACCGATTGGGGCCGCACTGTGGTAGAAGGAACCAACGGTATCAAAGAAACATCGAAAAAAGCCGGTATCTACTAAAAAGACAATGAGAATATAAAAAGGCTCATGGATTGATTCGTGCAAAAGGGTGCATTGTTGCGCCATTTTAGAAAAAAGAATCAATCTATGAGCTATTCATTTTTAATACTTTGCACTAAAGTATTCGCTGAGCGCCTCTGCTCTTGCACTCCCTAATTTATACGGTGATTTGGATTTCATACACAGGCACAATACTGACCGTGCCAATGTCCGCAATTCGTTCCTCCGTTGTCTCTTTCCAGCCAGCCATGGTCGTATTGCTATTAAGAACCTTGCCCTTTCGAATTGGAGAAACATATACGTACATCCCTCGCTCGATAAGCCGATGTTTAAATGATTTTAAACCTATTTCCCAGGTCGTATGGTTGCAGAAGTTATCGTGAATCAGTTCACCATCAATAAATGCATAACCGATATCTCCCGTATAATCGATACGCAGCAGAGCCTCCTTGACCCCATCAAGGGCATTTGTTTCAAAATCAAGGACGAATTTATCATGATTCACCCTTTTCAGATTAAAGTGTATTTCCTTCTTAGGAACTCTGAACCGATACGTTGTAAATAATTCACTTTCTGTTGTTGCAAGCAACTCTCCACCGGATATGGATGTGATTGAGTCGTCAAAATCCGGGAATACACTCAGTGTTACAATCTCCTGATCTGTTGATTCCAGTTTCACCTCAGCTCCGGATACAAGTAAATTGGCACTTGTCAGGATAACTCTGTCTCGACCTTGCAGGTTGACCTTCCAAAACTCCAAGCTTTGTCCATCAGTCATCGTGTAAATGACAACTTTTTGGCCACTTTCAGATACCAGGCGGATGAGACTCTCTTCCTCTTCAGCAACCTGAATGATCATATTCTCATCCAATTGCTCTATCGAACCTTTGTCGATTGTGGCACGGATGATATGTTTTGATTCCAATGCATACGTTCCTTTTATCCCGTCTGGTACAAAGAAAAAATAATATATTTCTCCATCCTCTTCTATCCTTGTTATCAGCTGTACTGTTGCATATTTGAGCTTTATTCCATCCAAATTGAGGTTAAAAGGCAAAATAGCGAAGCTATCCCGTCCTAATGTCAGTTCACCTTGACTAGGGATTACAATCGTTTCCTCAGGCAGCTCAATGCTTACATTGAAATTGCACAGGTCGTAATTTTCAACATGGTCCTGAAAATTATTTAGAAACAGGTACCCCGCCCCGGCACTGGAGCGAATCGCATATCGTAAGGTATCCACATCATATGGGTTCATTGGGGACGTGTCCTCTGGCAAAATAGTCTTCGTCAGAGAGAATTGCTTTTGAAACGTTGAAAGAAAATAATGCTGTAGCTTTGTTCTTCGGTATGACTCCCTTATTTGACCGAATTCTCCAATCATGGCATTGAAATCATAGGATATTTTAGGTGTAGCCATATCGTTTGTGAACGGGTTAACCTTACCTCGCGGATTGGAACCCCCATGATACATATAGTATCCGATCAGTTACAGCCTTCTGCAACCTTCATGACAGTCATCGCTGGAACACTGCGATAGGGAAAGGCAAACCGGTATTTATAAAACTGAACCATACCGCCACCCATTTCGCAGCAAGCGTACGGATAGTCTTCCGGGGCGTATAGGGGCTCAAAATTGTAGCTTTTCGGAATCTTGTTATTATGCTTGTCTCGGAAAATGTATTCCGGTGTCGCAGGATGCTCATCCTTCCCCTTCAACCGTTCCTCTTCATAATAGATCCACGGCCAGTAGGCATATCCGCCCCATAATGGCAGCATATCAGGAACAGGCGTTGTCGCTCCTCCCCATCCTGTGCATGTATAGATCGGAGTATCAATCCCCGCTTTCAGAGCTATTTCTTTAAGTTTTAACATATGCGAATTACCGTCACTTCCAGAGTTTAACCACATATCATTAATTCCTACAGTCAATCCCCACTGAGCAGAGGAATGATGATGCTCGTTTTCGATTTGGGTGCCGATAATCGGCCCCCCTCCTTATATAACAGCCCTTTAACCTGAAGACCGATTTCGTTATACATTCTTCTCGTATAAAACAAATATCCCTCATCATTAGAACGAACCTCAAATGGGCGGCCAAATAGCCAATCCGGTATACCGCCGTTTCGGATTTCGCCATGATTGAAGGGTCCGATTCGGATAATGACATAGAGCTGATGTTTGCCACATAACTCAATAAAATAGCGGAGGTTTTTGTTCCCACTCCAATTAAAAACACCTTCAACTTCTTCATGTAGATTCCAAAAAACATAAGTCGCAATGATATTGACGCCACCCATTTTTACTTTAATAATTTCGTCTTCCCAACAGCGTTCATCATAGCGTGCATAATGGAATTCACCACAAATCCCGAAAAAAGGATCTCCATCCTTCTCCATAAAATAGTTGGTGAATCCGATTTGTTCTCCCTTTGGATTGGTGCCGCCAAGTTTGAGATGCCCTTTCACAATATGCTTGTGATCATCTTGGACCGTAATTCGATAGTTTTTCATGAAGTTCACTCCCCTCACTCGTTCATATTGAATGACACCAGCTATCTCAGAGACAATAGATTGTCTAGGAAGGAACCTCTAATCTGAATTTAGGATAAATTGGTTCCACTTGCGCTGCCAGGCTATATCATTCCAGAACGGATGATGCGGAGCACAGTTGGAGCAGAGGGTCATTCCCCAGAACCCCAGTGCCATTCCTTTTCGCAACACATATTCAGCTATATATTTACCGACTGGACCTTCTTCAAATTGGGCATGCAGGGGTGTATAGCCTACGTAACCTTCTCCTATGACAATTGGAATACCGGAATGACGGGTCCATTCATGAATCTCTTCCAACCGGGAGTCGGCCTTCTGCAACATGGCCATTTTATGATCTCCGTACCGATCGTACAAAAATAAATCCCATTGATCCGGATCTACCCAGTCGTGTAAATAAATAAGCCTCATGCCAACGGGATTGCCCTCCATCCGCCAATTTTGCTCTGGAGGCAGAGCCCATTCTGCAAATGGAGGGGCATCTTCCCTCAATAGGGATTGGACGAATGGATTGGGGAATGGCGCCAGCTCATTATCAAGCCCTGCCGCTTCCATCAGCTCATTCAGCACCCCTTTAATATAAAGATGAAAATGGGCCACCTGCATATTGCGCGCCACGTAAGCTTTGGGGTAGGCTTCATTTAGTGTATAGCTGGCTGTCATCATAATATCTGAATGGCTTTGGCGAAGATATTCAATCGCTTCTTCTACGTAGGGCTGCATTGCTTCAATAAGCGCTGGTATGTTTGTTTCCGCTATGCCTTCAGACGTTCCGACAGCGTTTAACTGCCCAAACTCCACTTCGTTATGTAACTCTGTATAGATAATCTGATCCCTATAGCCTGCTGCTGTAACAAAACGAATCAACTGATCCATTGATTTTGCAATCGTCATGAATCTTTCCTTAGGTGGGATCGCAGCTAATTCATCTCTAAGCTCAGCATGGGCCAGGAAGGTCGGACTCTGCTGATATTCCCAAGAGGATAATATAATGTGACAATTATGAGCCTTTGCCTGTCTAAACAGTTCGAGCAA
This window of the Paenibacillus polymyxa genome carries:
- a CDS encoding cellulase-like family protein — protein: MSNLMRNVPRKLTITMWDFSWYTMTQEGEPYSDLAARFQEAVERGYNTIRICAMPFMLFTVDGKRPGPLEFASLGKVGQRTRWYNCRGGAVLDGHAHLLELFRQAKAHNCHIILSSWEYQQSPTFLAHAELRDELAAIPPKERFMTIAKSMDQLIRFVTAAGYRDQIIYTELHNEVEFGQLNAVGTSEGIAETNIPALIEAMQPYVEEAIEYLRQSHSDIMMTASYTLNEAYPKAYVARNMQVAHFHLYIKGVLNELMEAAGLDNELAPFPNPFVQSLLREDAPPFAEWALPPEQNWRMEGNPVGMRLIYLHDWVDPDQWDLFLYDRYGDHKMAMLQKADSRLEEIHEWTRHSGIPIVIGEGYVGYTPLHAQFEEGPVGKYIAEYVLRKGMALGFWGMTLCSNCAPHHPFWNDIAWQRKWNQFILNSD
- a CDS encoding glycoside hydrolase family 5 protein, translating into MKALLRKALLSGLAGLLIMIGLGGFFSKAQAASGFYVSGTKLYDSTGKPFVMRGVNHAHTWYKNDLYTAIPAIAKTGANTVRIVLSNGNQYTKDDINSVKNIISLVTSYKMIPVLEVHDATGKDDYASLDAAVNYWISIKDALIGKEDRVIVNIANEWYGSWNGGGWADGYKQAIPKLRNAGIKNTLIVDCAGWGQYPQSINDFGKSVFAADSLKNTVFSIHMYEFAGKDVQTVRTNIDNVLNQGLPLIIGEFGGYHKGADVDETEIMRYGQSKGIGWLAWSWYGNSSDLSYLDLVTGPNGNLTDWGRTVVEGTNGIKETSKKAGIY